The following are encoded in a window of Nitrospira sp. genomic DNA:
- the tdh gene encoding L-threonine 3-dehydrogenase, with translation MRALVKTSAGPGLTAMTCPDPTPGPNDVIVKIKATSLCGTDAHIYNWDPWAHSRIHPPRIIGHEMCGEVVEVGKDVTRVKLGDYVAAESHITCGHCFQCRTGQAHVCRNYRILGVDRDGSFAEYVVLPDNVLWNTSPSIPPEYASVQEPLGNAVDAALAEDLTGHTVLITGCGPTGLFSTAVARTAGAATIIATDVSDYRLGLAKQVGADYVLNAKTQTPEQIAAAIREITAGEGVDASLEMSGHPSALHQAFGAVKNGGRVTLFGIPTGPISFDLANEVIFKGIRVHGITGRRLFSTWYRLAGLFKAGLNIKPIVTHTFPMSDYARGFELINSGQCGKVVLFP, from the coding sequence ATGCGCGCACTCGTGAAAACATCCGCTGGCCCCGGGCTGACAGCAATGACTTGTCCGGACCCGACTCCAGGACCGAACGATGTCATCGTGAAGATCAAAGCCACCTCGCTCTGCGGCACCGATGCCCATATCTACAACTGGGACCCCTGGGCGCACAGCCGCATTCATCCGCCCCGCATCATCGGCCATGAGATGTGCGGCGAGGTTGTCGAAGTCGGGAAAGATGTCACGCGGGTGAAGCTCGGCGACTATGTCGCAGCCGAATCACACATTACCTGCGGCCACTGTTTCCAGTGCCGCACCGGTCAGGCCCATGTCTGTCGAAACTATCGCATCCTCGGAGTCGATCGCGATGGCTCATTTGCCGAATATGTCGTGCTGCCCGACAATGTGCTCTGGAACACATCCCCGTCCATACCACCGGAATACGCCTCGGTCCAGGAACCGCTCGGCAATGCGGTCGATGCCGCCCTCGCGGAAGACCTGACCGGCCATACCGTCCTGATCACCGGCTGCGGACCGACCGGATTATTCTCGACCGCCGTCGCCCGCACCGCCGGCGCGGCGACGATCATTGCCACGGATGTGAGTGACTATCGCCTCGGCCTGGCCAAACAGGTCGGCGCAGACTACGTGTTGAACGCCAAGACCCAGACGCCCGAGCAGATCGCGGCGGCGATTCGCGAGATCACCGCCGGCGAAGGCGTTGACGCGTCGTTGGAAATGTCCGGTCATCCCAGCGCCTTGCACCAGGCGTTCGGCGCCGTCAAAAACGGCGGACGGGTGACACTGTTCGGCATTCCGACCGGTCCGATCTCGTTCGACTTGGCCAACGAAGTTATTTTCAAAGGGATTCGCGTGCACGGCATTACAGGCCGGCGCCTCTTCAGCACGTGGTATCGCCTGGCCGGGCTCTTCAAAGCGGGGCTCAACATCAAGCCGATCGTCACGCATACCTTCCCGATGAGCGACTACGCCCGGGGGTTTGAGTTGATCAATTCCGGACAGTGCGGCAAGGTAGTTTTGTTTCCCTGA
- a CDS encoding YceI family protein has product MYQRTIVKAGVLCAVLLAGWPAGAGAEMARWDLDPDHSIIEFRVAHMVVSKTAGKFMDYTGLVEMDAEAHQFKTIEATINTGSVNTNQEKRDAHLRNADFFDVEKFPTMTYKMKSYKKTGEGYTALGDLTLHGVTKEITLVGTFNGVSKDPWGNTRGGFTAEGKVNRKDFGMVWNKTLDTGGFVVGDEVNIRLDIECIKAKKP; this is encoded by the coding sequence ATGTATCAACGGACAATCGTGAAAGCTGGCGTCTTGTGTGCGGTGTTACTGGCCGGATGGCCGGCGGGGGCAGGGGCCGAGATGGCCCGATGGGACCTGGATCCTGATCATTCCATCATTGAATTCCGTGTCGCCCACATGGTGGTCTCAAAGACCGCGGGCAAGTTTATGGACTATACGGGTCTGGTGGAGATGGATGCGGAAGCGCACCAGTTCAAGACGATCGAAGCGACGATCAACACGGGGTCGGTCAATACCAACCAGGAGAAGCGCGATGCGCATCTCCGGAACGCGGATTTCTTCGATGTCGAAAAGTTTCCGACCATGACCTACAAGATGAAGAGCTACAAAAAGACCGGCGAGGGCTATACGGCGCTCGGTGACCTGACGCTCCATGGAGTGACGAAAGAGATCACGTTAGTCGGCACCTTTAACGGTGTGAGCAAAGATCCCTGGGGCAACACCCGCGGGGGATTTACCGCCGAGGGAAAAGTGAATCGTAAAGACTTCGGCATGGTCTGGAATAAAACGCTCGACACCGGCGGATTCGTCGTCGGCGACGAGGTGAATATCCGGCTCGATATCGAGTGCATCAAGGCCAAAAAGCCGTAG
- a CDS encoding type II toxin-antitoxin system HicB family antitoxin: MSKYEVIIYWSKDDQAFIAEVPELPGCAADGATYQEALAHVETVIQEWIETAKDLGRPIPEPKGRLAFA, translated from the coding sequence ATGAGTAAATACGAAGTGATCATCTATTGGAGCAAGGACGATCAGGCCTTCATTGCCGAAGTGCCGGAATTGCCCGGATGTGCGGCCGATGGCGCGACCTACCAGGAAGCCCTGGCGCACGTTGAAACTGTGATCCAGGAATGGATTGAAACGGCAAAGGATCTTGGCCGCCCGATTCCTGAACCTAAAGGCCGTCTTGCCTTTGCGTGA
- a CDS encoding zinc-dependent alcohol dehydrogenase family protein, translated as MKAMVLDHVGDVAGSPLQLRDIPMPLPGPGEVLVKVHVCAVCRTDLHVIEGELADVKQPLVPGHQVVGTVARLGAGVMGVQEGDRVGIAWLQGTCGVCDFCKSERENLCLKARFTGYQVDGGYAEYAVVPARFAYPIPPGFTDDEAAPLLCAGIIGYRALRLSGIKPGQRLGLYGFGASAHIAIQIARHWGCQVYVSSLKTEHQALARELGAVWVGGAHDEPPDKLHGSIIFAPAGELVPPALRALERGGTLALAGIHMSPIPSLNYDRDIFGERILRSVTANTRQDGIELLREAAAIPIKPHTVRFPLLQANQALQALKAGAFQGAAVLTI; from the coding sequence ATGAAGGCCATGGTCCTCGACCATGTTGGAGATGTGGCGGGCAGCCCGTTGCAGCTTCGCGACATCCCCATGCCGCTGCCGGGTCCTGGCGAAGTGCTGGTGAAGGTGCATGTCTGCGCAGTCTGCCGCACCGATCTGCATGTCATCGAGGGAGAGCTAGCCGATGTGAAGCAGCCGCTGGTGCCGGGGCATCAGGTCGTCGGCACGGTTGCGCGATTGGGGGCCGGGGTGATGGGGGTGCAGGAGGGCGATCGCGTCGGGATCGCCTGGCTCCAGGGCACGTGCGGGGTCTGTGATTTTTGCAAGAGCGAGCGGGAGAATTTGTGTCTGAAAGCGCGATTTACCGGCTATCAAGTCGATGGCGGCTATGCGGAATATGCAGTCGTGCCGGCGCGGTTTGCCTATCCCATCCCACCGGGTTTTACCGATGACGAGGCGGCTCCGCTGCTCTGTGCCGGCATCATCGGCTATCGCGCATTGCGATTGAGCGGCATCAAGCCGGGCCAGCGGCTCGGGCTCTACGGGTTCGGCGCCTCCGCGCATATCGCGATCCAGATCGCGCGTCATTGGGGTTGCCAGGTGTACGTCAGTTCGCTCAAGACCGAGCATCAAGCCCTTGCGCGCGAGCTGGGTGCTGTGTGGGTCGGGGGTGCGCACGATGAGCCGCCTGACAAGCTCCATGGGTCCATCATCTTTGCGCCGGCCGGTGAGCTGGTGCCTCCGGCATTGCGTGCATTGGAGCGGGGCGGCACCCTCGCGCTGGCCGGTATCCACATGTCGCCGATTCCGTCACTGAACTACGATCGCGACATTTTTGGGGAGCGTATCTTGCGCAGCGTTACGGCCAATACGCGCCAGGACGGCATCGAGCTGTTGCGCGAAGCAGCCGCCATTCCGATCAAACCCCATACCGTCCGCTTTCCCTTGCTGCAAGCCAATCAGGCGCTGCAAGCGCTCAAGGCTGGGGCGTTTCAAGGCGCCGCCGTCCTCACGATCTGA
- a CDS encoding type II toxin-antitoxin system HicB family antitoxin, with the protein MTHYHINIFYSKADGGYIADIPDLEACSAFGKTPAEALKQAEIAKCAWLAAARAERKPVPKPRYRPAIYQTGA; encoded by the coding sequence ATGACGCATTACCACATCAACATTTTTTACAGCAAGGCGGATGGCGGGTACATTGCCGACATTCCTGACCTTGAAGCCTGTTCGGCGTTCGGCAAGACGCCGGCTGAAGCGCTGAAGCAAGCCGAAATAGCAAAGTGTGCCTGGTTGGCTGCTGCCCGCGCCGAGCGGAAGCCTGTTCCTAAACCCCGCTATCGTCCCGCTATCTATCAGACTGGTGCTTAG
- a CDS encoding energy transducer TonB yields the protein MYHPAPSPLALLAGALGLCLLPLSLMPVSQAAGSPSEASPAPIGTRWVKIDLATADASGDIQVGKPFDLSIAVGGVTQGGAPLVAICESVLFQKHVVALEPDTVEMVMKGSATMEPIPAGKLSVPPKAARVQVTIARVKKDKFERVLTRVVYVTMGKQEAANEGSDTPLPSSEEPSGGESAQDEVQPDALPVSGGLVVEEDLLPMPTPGQGKAYWQQISHLVSRSWSRTVRHVRHAPTSETVRVKFRLYPSGRVQLIQIEKGSGAREVDEAGIYAVVHAQPFPPFPDNIESEAVDVHVRMRTGAKTGAREVQSITNKQAASPEAGAGSSKK from the coding sequence ATGTACCACCCCGCGCCCAGTCCTCTTGCCTTGCTGGCCGGCGCCCTCGGTCTCTGTCTCCTTCCGCTCAGTCTCATGCCAGTCAGCCAGGCGGCAGGATCCCCGTCAGAAGCCTCTCCTGCGCCAATCGGCACGCGTTGGGTCAAAATTGACCTGGCGACGGCCGATGCGTCCGGCGATATTCAAGTGGGGAAACCGTTTGACTTGTCGATCGCTGTTGGCGGGGTGACCCAAGGCGGCGCGCCACTGGTGGCGATTTGCGAATCGGTTCTGTTTCAGAAGCACGTGGTCGCGTTGGAGCCTGACACCGTCGAGATGGTGATGAAGGGGTCGGCCACGATGGAGCCGATTCCAGCAGGAAAACTCTCGGTCCCTCCCAAAGCCGCCAGAGTGCAAGTGACCATTGCCCGTGTGAAGAAAGACAAGTTCGAGCGAGTGCTCACGCGCGTGGTCTATGTCACCATGGGGAAACAGGAGGCGGCCAACGAAGGTAGCGATACGCCGCTGCCGAGTTCGGAGGAGCCGTCGGGCGGGGAGTCGGCGCAGGACGAAGTGCAGCCGGACGCCTTGCCGGTCTCGGGTGGGCTGGTGGTCGAGGAAGATCTGCTTCCTATGCCGACACCAGGGCAGGGCAAGGCCTATTGGCAGCAGATCAGTCATCTGGTAAGCCGCAGCTGGAGCCGTACGGTCCGCCATGTGCGGCACGCACCGACGAGCGAGACGGTGCGGGTGAAGTTCCGGCTCTACCCCAGCGGACGCGTGCAGTTGATTCAGATTGAAAAAGGATCCGGTGCGCGGGAAGTCGATGAGGCGGGGATTTATGCGGTGGTCCATGCCCAGCCGTTCCCCCCGTTTCCGGATAATATCGAGTCGGAAGCGGTCGATGTCCATGTGCGGATGCGGACGGGGGCGAAGACCGGAGCACGAGAGGTGCAATCGATTACGAACAAACAAGCCGCCTCGCCTGAGGCCGGTGCCGGGTCGTCTAAAAAGTGA
- a CDS encoding SUMF1/EgtB/PvdO family nonheme iron enzyme, whose protein sequence is MRKTGFISAVWIAGLVGAAGSAWAMDVGDVKQEWTAEGRKLAAERIKLPAYDDMVHIPAGPFTMGSDKKTDKNAYLVEMPQRSVYLDAYDIDKYEVTTVQYLKFALATNRPPQVDWKFDGGNFQDTMVSHPIMHVTWYEADEYCKWAGKRLPTEAEWEKAARGNADTRIYPWGNEMAGLSRANFGRTGLSGPVRDRPERLLLYPPIISVFKYDNAASPYGVFQMAGNVAEWVADWYDKDYYKTAPDKNPKGPDKGSQKAFRGGGWIDSTPSVRVSQRNGTDPKTSMNWMGVRCARDAKDGAAPETTPAQPIVP, encoded by the coding sequence GTGAGAAAGACGGGGTTCATCAGTGCAGTCTGGATCGCAGGTTTGGTGGGAGCTGCTGGATCGGCATGGGCGATGGATGTGGGCGATGTGAAACAGGAGTGGACGGCAGAGGGGCGCAAGTTGGCCGCCGAACGCATCAAGCTGCCGGCGTACGACGACATGGTCCATATTCCGGCGGGGCCGTTCACGATGGGCAGTGATAAGAAAACGGATAAGAATGCCTATCTGGTGGAGATGCCGCAGCGCTCGGTCTACCTCGATGCCTATGACATCGATAAATACGAAGTGACGACCGTCCAATATTTGAAATTCGCCTTGGCGACCAATCGTCCACCTCAAGTGGATTGGAAGTTTGACGGTGGCAACTTTCAAGACACCATGGTGTCGCATCCCATCATGCACGTAACGTGGTATGAAGCCGATGAGTACTGCAAGTGGGCCGGGAAGCGGTTGCCGACTGAAGCCGAGTGGGAGAAGGCGGCCCGCGGCAATGCCGATACTCGCATTTATCCTTGGGGCAACGAAATGGCCGGCCTATCACGGGCGAACTTCGGCCGGACTGGCCTGTCAGGTCCGGTGCGCGATCGCCCGGAGCGGCTCTTGCTCTATCCTCCGATCATCTCGGTGTTCAAGTACGACAACGCCGCGAGCCCGTATGGCGTGTTTCAGATGGCCGGCAACGTCGCCGAGTGGGTGGCCGACTGGTACGACAAGGACTATTACAAAACCGCACCGGACAAGAATCCCAAGGGGCCCGACAAGGGCTCGCAGAAGGCGTTCCGTGGCGGAGGCTGGATCGACAGCACGCCGAGCGTGCGGGTCTCACAACGCAACGGCACGGACCCCAAGACCTCGATGAATTGGATGGGTGTTCGCTGTGCCCGCGATGCGAAAGACGGCGCCGCGCCGGAGACCACGCCGGCGCAGCCGATCGTGCCATAG